Below is a genomic region from Culicoides brevitarsis isolate CSIRO-B50_1 chromosome 2, AGI_CSIRO_Cbre_v1, whole genome shotgun sequence.
agaaacattaaaaaaattttttgaagtaaatcaTAGAAtagaaagtgaaaaatttgcctaaatttttttagtaatttttttttatttttatttttaatttgattttttattttaattggaaatttttgaattaattggaatgaatttttacttatacACTAAATGCCTTGTTTTTTTACTATATGCCAGGGTTCGCGGAAACAAAGTTGTGTTTGAGTAATATTACTTCAAGATTTTTTCTAtcgtaaatttataaaacttcaTTAAAGGCTTATTTTCCTAtagaaacttaaatttatgataaacataaaaacagatcaaaaactttgatatttttaaaagcgatttttaaaaaaaaaattatgaaaaaaattattcgagctTGAAACTCGAGCTTTGAAAAAGTCGAAATATTGCAAACTCTTGTCTCGAATGTCAAATGGGAAGAAAAAATCCccaaagaaattcaaattaattgtcAAACGCATTTTCCAGATGCGAAAATACCAAAACACGGaaatatttcatcatcatACACACGGTAGTTTTCAGTGAAAATCGGTGTGACAGTGTTATCTAATCATGTCCGCCTCCACAATGGCAATGAATTCCTTAGAAAATGACGATTCCTTCGTAATTTTGGGATCAAGTCCTCCGCAGtcctttttaatggaaaagtcAACGATTGGCACTTCGATGAGTCTCATTCCATCGCCTACTCCGCAAGCAGTTTCAATTCAACCGGAAAATTCCCCGAAGAATTCCTTGCAAAATGGCGCAGTTGGTGGAcaagaaaacaaagaaaaaagttttcaaggcCATTCAACGAGTACAAAGCCGGTTTcgttggataaaaatttcgctACAAAAGTAATTCTCGGTCAAATTGACCCAAAATCGATGCAATCGAGTCTTTTTGAGCAGTTTCCAAGTTTAAATGCGTCGCAAGTGCAAGTTGATGACATCATGAAATTATCATGCCTCGTAGAGGAACATCAACAATTGAAAGGTGAGTCATCCACAAATTATCAACTTCtcgagataattttaatttttatttgtagaaAACTTGGAAAAGACAAATGTGTCGATGCGACGTCAATTCACGGTGTTGCAAGAATGGCAAGATACCGTCAAGCGACGTCTCCGTgagaaaaatgacgaaatCGAGAAACTCAAGAAGGACTTAACAACCAGTCAAAACACAAACGATCGCTTAACGCAAGACTTGGCAGAGCTAAAACACAAATACGATGAAACTGTGGCGCAATTTTCCGCCTTTCAGGTTTCCGCAAAGAAGGAAATTGCCGATATGACAATGGCCGTATCGGAAAAAGACGCGATTATCAAGAATATTCATGCGGAAAATGAGCGTTTGCAGTTGGAAAAGGCAGATTTTGTCGTTTTGAAGAACAATAAGCCGGAACCCGCTGTTGATCCAGTGGATTTTGTGCGAAAAACTGAACATGAGGCGAAAATGCGGGAGATGCGACATCAATTGAACGAATTGGCAgcgaaaaatttggaatttgaGGACATGAGGAAGACATATACGGATGAGTTGAGCTGCTTGAAAGTTAATTTGACGGCAGCGGAGGAACTACATCGCGATATGAGAGATACGATAACGACACTGAGACTCAGAGATGATGAAACGCGCAAGAGGATGGATGAAACGACGACTCAATTGCAACAAATGCAGGACGAGAATGCACTTTTGAAGGTTCAGGTGAGtctgaaaatcgaaaattctttaaaatttcattgaaatctaacaaaat
It encodes:
- the LOC134832537 gene encoding NF-kappa-B essential modulator, with amino-acid sequence MSASTMAMNSLENDDSFVILGSSPPQSFLMEKSTIGTSMSLIPSPTPQAVSIQPENSPKNSLQNGAVGGQENKEKSFQGHSTSTKPVSLDKNFATKVILGQIDPKSMQSSLFEQFPSLNASQVQVDDIMKLSCLVEEHQQLKENLEKTNVSMRRQFTVLQEWQDTVKRRLREKNDEIEKLKKDLTTSQNTNDRLTQDLAELKHKYDETVAQFSAFQVSAKKEIADMTMAVSEKDAIIKNIHAENERLQLEKADFVVLKNNKPEPAVDPVDFVRKTEHEAKMREMRHQLNELAAKNLEFEDMRKTYTDELSCLKVNLTAAEELHRDMRDTITTLRLRDDETRKRMDETTTQLQQMQDENALLKVQVEVYQKDFLMEREAREKLVTEKENILSELQLLKMRNKQLIDHEQERLSNENGGPSTPQQPPTDSTSTGATRKSKSKSPESDSLPIRYICPVCNHELKTLRLLEQHIDICLKD